Below is a window of Streptomyces spongiicola DNA.
GGTTTCGGGCCGGCCGGTGGGCTTGCGGCGGCGGTGGACCCGGATGGCGAGGTGGGCGTGGGGGAAAGCGATGCCGCCGAGGTTGTCGGCGATGGCGCAGGTCTTGATCGAGCGGGACTCGCGGCGGCCGTGGGCGGTGGCGGAGGCGGTGTGCTGGACTGTGATCGAGGTCCAGGGCAGGGCGGAGAGCTGGGCATAGGCAGTGGGCTGGTTGGTCTTGATGACGGCGATGTAGTGGGCCTTCTTCGTCTCGACCAGCCAGGTGATGTTGGCCTTCACCGAGTGGAGGGCATCGAAGGTGACGACGCTGCCGGCGAGGTCGAGTGGCGCCAGCAGGGGCTTGAAATGGCGCACTTCGTTGGTCTTCGCACCGACTTCGACCTGGGCAATCGTGGCGACGCGGTCGTGGGTGACCGCCGAGAGCAGGTGACGGCGCGGCGTGTCCGGGCGCGCTGAGCCCTTGAGTGCCTTGCCGTCCACGGCGATGACCTGCCGCGATCGGGCCCCGGGCACGTCCGCGGACGCGGTGATGCGGTGCCGGTCGGCCAGCAGCCTGGTCCAGGGCGTCGCCGTCAAGCGCCTGAAGGACGCGTCCGAGCGTGACCGGCCTGGGGCTGCGCCGCCAGCCGAGCAGGTGACGGCGTACCCCGAGGGATGCCAGCAGCGAGTTCGTGGCCCGCTCTCCGAACTCGCCGAACTCGGCGAGCTCGTCGATGCTCTTCGCGCCGCAGACGGCCGCGCAGGCACACACCAGCAAGATCGACGTCAGCGAGTACCACCGGCCCCGGCGTGAGCGCGGATCCGGAACCGATTCGAGATAGGGACGCAGGTCAGCGATCCGGTCCGCATCCAGCGGACCCAGCTTCTCCAGCACGGCAGGGATGGGGGAAGATGCGACAGCAGGCACGGGACGTCCTCGTGATCATCTGGCTTCGACACCACAATGATCACGAACCCCCGTGCCTGCGCTGCTATCCGCCCCTACCAGCCTGAACGTCAACCCTCCACGCAAGCACGGAACTTGACGGAGCCCTGGCGGTACTCGTCGTCGACGCCGAGGAGTTCGCAGATGACCGTGGTGGAGATGGGATGGGCGTACTCGGCGACGAGGTCCGTCTCGCTTTCGGGATCCATCCGGTCGGGCAGCTGGTCCGCAAGCAGCTCGATCCGGGGGCGCAGGGACTTGACCCGGCGCACCGAGAACGCCCGGTCGATCAGGGACCGCACGCGCCGGTGGTCCTCCGGCACCATCGTCATGATCGTCGAGTCGAAGTACTTGAGCAGTTCCTCGGGCACGCCGCGGCGGCGCATGCTGTCGAGGTGGACGCCCTCCGGCGGGTGGTTGCTGACCCGGCGGTCGGCGAACAGGCTGCGGACCGCCTCATATTGGGTGACGACGTAGACGTCGTTGCCGTCGGAGAAGCGGCCCGGGCACACCGGTCGGGGCGCGCCTGTCCAGCGCTCCCCCGCCTCACGGTCGGTCACGAAATTAACGTCGGACAGGTCGAACTCGATGTCCGTCCAGTCAAATGTTCCGGTCACCAACATCCCCATTCACTAGCTTCGCCACGCTGATCCGGGTGTTGACGGGGGTCGCCGGCGAGCCATGCGACACACCCCGGGTTGAACCATGCAGTATTCAGATACAGGACTGTATCAGAATGCGGTACTGTATCTGAGTTCTCGGAAGGAGGCCGATCATCAGCAAACGACTCACCCGCCAGGAGAGCCGGGAAATCACGCGCCAGGAGCTGCTGCAGGCGGCGGCCGACCTGTTCGCCGAATGCGGCGTCAACGGCACCTCGGTCGAACAGATCGTGGAACGCGCCGGGTACAGCCGGGGCGCCTTCTACGGCAACTTCGACGGCAAGCAGCAGCTGATCCTGGCCCTCCTGGAGCAGCGCACCGAGCGCGAACTGGCCGAGGTACAGGCACTCAGCGCCAACGCCGGCTCGTTCGAGGAGACGATCGAGCACCTGCGCAACTGGCACCGCGAGCGGGACAAGAACTTCGCGAGCTGGCTGGCCCTGCGCACCGAACTGTGGCTCTACGGCATGCGCGATCCGGCAGTGCTGTCCCTGCTGGCCGACCGGGAGCGCCGTTCCCGCGAGGCGATGGCCCAGGCCCTCACGCAGGGCTTCGCCGCCCGGTCGGTCACGCCACCCGCACCGGTGGAGCTGCTCGCCCTGATCGTGCACGCCCTGGACGACGGGCTCTCCATCCAGCGCGTGCTCTCGGCCGGTGACAGCACGGCGGGAGGCGTCATGGACGTGGTGGATCTGCTGATGCGGTCGTGGACCGCACTGGCCCGCACCGGCGCCACCGAACCCGCCGAGCCGCCCGCCCCGGAGAACGGCACCACTCCCTGAGTCGATGGCCGGCGCCTTCTGCCGGCCACGCCATACCGAAGAACTGGAGTACCACCCATGAGCGAGGAAGCGACGTCGACGACGGCGGAGGCGGCTCTCGGACCGCCCGTCGCCGCCGACGGCCCGGACCCCAAGCGCT
It encodes the following:
- a CDS encoding cytochrome P450, translating into MTGTFDWTDIEFDLSDVNFVTDREAGERWTGAPRPVCPGRFSDGNDVYVVTQYEAVRSLFADRRVSNHPPEGVHLDSMRRRGVPEELLKYFDSTIMTMVPEDHRRVRSLIDRAFSVRRVKSLRPRIELLADQLPDRMDPESETDLVAEYAHPISTTVICELLGVDDEYRQGSVKFRACVEG
- a CDS encoding ISAs1 family transposase, giving the protein MTATPWTRLLADRHRITASADVPGARSRQVIAVDGKALKGSARPDTPRRHLLSAVTHDRVATIAQVEVGAKTNEVRHFKPLLAPLDLAGSVVTFDALHSVKANITWLVETKKAHYIAVIKTNQPTAYAQLSALPWTSITVQHTASATAHGRRESRSIKTCAIADNLGGIAFPHAHLAIRVHRRRKPTGRPETRENVYAVTSLAAHQTRPADPATAIREHWGIEVRHEALCFRTGVRDPRRLAVAAAG
- a CDS encoding TetR/AcrR family transcriptional regulator, whose protein sequence is MQAAADLFAECGVNGTSVEQIVERAGYSRGAFYGNFDGKQQLILALLEQRTERELAEVQALSANAGSFEETIEHLRNWHRERDKNFASWLALRTELWLYGMRDPAVLSLLADRERRSREAMAQALTQGFAARSVTPPAPVELLALIVHALDDGLSIQRVLSAGDSTAGGVMDVVDLLMRSWTALARTGATEPAEPPAPENGTTP